Proteins from one Telopea speciosissima isolate NSW1024214 ecotype Mountain lineage chromosome 1, Tspe_v1, whole genome shotgun sequence genomic window:
- the LOC122660256 gene encoding GDSL esterase/lipase At1g71250-like, with translation MDQWLWMMIIFYCLSSGGGGVVGAPLVPAMFVFGDSSVDNGNNNFLSSIAKSNYMPYGIDFYQGPTGRFSNGRTVVDMLGEMLGLPYVPPYADPTTSGARILGGVNYASAAAGILEETGRHYGERYSLNKQVLNFEDTLNQLRSQINPSYLPQFLAKSIAVMVFGSNDYINNYLLPSLYSTSYYYNPKDFANLLLNHYARQLLALYNVGLRKFLLPGIGPLGCIPNQLATGKAPPGRCVSYVNEIVGMFNEGLRSLVDQLNSYHPGAIFVYGNTYGAMGDTLNNPATYGFSVTNRGCCDMGIDLAQITCLPLSIPCTDRNQYIFWDAFHPTQAVYAILAQRAFSGPLSDIYPINIQRMIQI, from the exons ATGGATCAATGGCTGTGGATGATGATCATCTTCTATTGCTTATCAAGTGGAGGAGGAGGGGTTGTTGGAGCACCACTAGTGCCTGCTATGTTTGTCTTTGGAGACTCATCGGTTGATAATGGAAACAACAATTTCCTCAGCTCTATTGCAAAATCCAACTACATGCCTTATGGGATTGATTTCTATCAAGGTCCCACTGGGAGGTTCAGTAATGGAAGAACCGTAGTGGATATGCTAG GAGAGATGTTGGGTCTCCCTTATGTCCCACCCTATGCTGATCCTACCACATCAGGAGCAAGAATTCTCGGCGGAGTGAACTATGCTTCTGCAGCTGCTGGCATTCTTGAAGAGACTGGCCGACACTAT GGAGAGCGTTACAGCTTGAACAAACAAGTGCTTAATTTTGAAGATACCTTGAATCAATTGAGAAGTCAGATAAATCCAAGTTACTTGCCACAATTCTTAGCCAAGTCTATTGCAGTGATGGTGTTTGGGAGCAATGACTACATCAACAACTACCTCTTGCCCTCCTTATACTCTACCAGTTACTATTACAATCCAAAGGACTTCGCCAATCTCCTCCTCAACCACTACGCCAGGCAGCTTCTG GCTCTATACAATGTGGGACTGAGGAAGTTCTTGCTACCAGGGATAGGGCCACTAGGTTGCATTCCTAACCAATTAGCAACCGGCAAAGCACCACCTGGGAGATGCGTTTCGTATGTGAATGAAATTGTTGGGATGTTCAATGAAGGGCTTAGATCACTAGTCGACCAGCTGAATTCCTACCATCCTGGAGCAATTTTTGTGTATGGTAACACTTATGGAGCAATGGGTGACACCCTCAATAACCCTGCAACTTATg GGTTTAGCGTGACCAACAGAGGGTGCTGCGACATGGGGATAGACCTAGCACAGATAACATGTCTTCCTCTCTCTATTCCCTGCACAGACAGAAACCAGTATATATTCTGGGATGCATTCCATCCAACACAAGCTGTGTATGCAATTCTTGCTCAGAGGGCGTTTAGTGGCCCACTTTCTGACATCTACCCAATCAACATTCAGCGAATGATACAAATTTAA